One Pleurocapsa sp. PCC 7327 DNA segment encodes these proteins:
- a CDS encoding Uma2 family endonuclease, producing the protein MNTYTINFNPIIKLTEDQFYQLCRANPDIKFERNAKGEIIIMSPTGGETGNRNAEIIIEFGVWNRRSQLGKLFDSSTGFQLPNGADRSPDVAWIKQERWKALTPEQKEKFPPIAPDFVLELMSPSDRLQELQEKMREYIENGVQLGWLINRKNRQVEIYRPGQKVEILDNPATLSGEDVLPGFVLDLQIVW; encoded by the coding sequence ATGAATACTTACACGATTAATTTTAATCCAATTATTAAGCTGACTGAAGACCAATTTTATCAGCTCTGTCGGGCGAATCCAGATATTAAGTTTGAACGTAATGCCAAAGGAGAAATAATTATTATGTCTCCCACCGGAGGAGAAACTGGGAATCGAAATGCTGAAATTATTATTGAATTTGGAGTTTGGAATCGGCGATCTCAACTAGGAAAATTATTTGATTCTTCGACGGGTTTTCAACTTCCCAATGGGGCAGATCGTTCTCCTGATGTGGCTTGGATTAAACAAGAAAGATGGAAGGCTTTGACTCCCGAACAAAAAGAAAAATTTCCTCCAATCGCTCCCGATTTCGTTTTAGAGTTAATGTCTCCTAGCGATCGCCTGCAAGAGCTACAAGAAAAAATGCGAGAATATATCGAAAATGGCGTGCAATTAGGCTGGCTAATTAACAGGAAAAACCGCCAAGTAGAAATTTATCGCCCCGGACAAAAAGTAGAAATTTTAGACAATCCGGCGACTCTTTCAGGAGAAGATGTATTGCCCGGTTTCGTGTTGGATTTACAAATTGTTTGGTAG
- the murF gene encoding UDP-N-acetylmuramoyl-tripeptide--D-alanyl-D-alanine ligase, with amino-acid sequence MSLQISLAQLREIIDAFLINSSDISLEQLTTGITTDTRLLSPGEIFLALKGERFDGHEFIETAIEKGAIAIVTERDLSVNFPKKVPQFKVKNTLEAYQKIARWWRERFDIPVIGVTGSVGKTTTKELIAAVLSTTGKVHKTQANYNNEIGVPKTLLELGAEHDYAIIEMAMRARGEIALLTQISRPTVGIITNVGTAHIGRLGSEKAIAQAKCELLAQMPHTSIAILNHDNPLLRETAAKVWQGETITYGLEGGDLTGKLIDFQTLRVEGMDFPLPLLGRHNALNYLGALAIAKVLNIDWTPLMQGLSVSLPGGRSRRYQLPNDITILDETYNAGLESMLAALHLLKETPGKRHIAVLGTMKELGERSPQFHHQVGNKVRQLGIDELFILIDDPETEAIAEGASGIPTECFTSHEELVKRLMEVVRAGDRLLFKASNSVGLNRVVEQFRTQF; translated from the coding sequence ATGTCCTTGCAAATTTCTCTCGCTCAACTCCGTGAAATTATTGATGCTTTTTTAATAAATAGTTCGGATATTTCCTTAGAGCAATTAACAACGGGAATTACTACCGATACTCGCTTGCTTTCTCCTGGAGAGATATTTTTAGCCCTCAAAGGAGAAAGATTTGACGGACATGAATTTATAGAAACTGCCATAGAAAAAGGAGCGATCGCAATCGTTACTGAGAGAGATCTGTCCGTGAATTTTCCTAAGAAAGTTCCACAATTTAAAGTTAAAAATACCCTAGAAGCTTATCAGAAAATTGCTCGATGGTGGCGAGAGCGATTCGATATTCCCGTCATTGGCGTAACGGGTTCGGTTGGCAAAACGACAACCAAAGAACTAATTGCCGCCGTCTTATCGACGACAGGAAAGGTTCACAAAACTCAAGCAAATTACAATAATGAAATCGGCGTTCCCAAGACCTTACTAGAACTCGGAGCGGAACACGATTACGCCATCATAGAAATGGCAATGCGAGCGCGGGGAGAAATTGCTCTGCTGACGCAAATTAGTCGTCCGACCGTTGGCATTATCACTAACGTAGGAACGGCACACATCGGACGACTGGGATCGGAAAAAGCGATCGCCCAGGCAAAATGTGAGTTATTAGCACAAATGCCCCATACTAGCATAGCTATATTAAATCACGACAATCCGCTTTTGCGCGAAACTGCCGCTAAGGTATGGCAAGGAGAAACGATTACCTACGGGTTAGAAGGCGGAGATTTAACCGGAAAACTCATCGATTTTCAAACCCTAAGAGTGGAAGGCATGGATTTTCCTCTACCGTTACTCGGTCGTCACAATGCCTTAAATTACCTCGGCGCTTTAGCAATAGCGAAGGTACTAAATATTGACTGGACTCCGTTAATGCAAGGTTTATCCGTCAGTTTACCAGGTGGGCGATCGCGGCGTTACCAATTGCCCAACGATATTACAATTCTCGATGAAACCTACAATGCTGGTTTAGAATCGATGTTAGCAGCGCTGCACCTGCTCAAAGAAACCCCTGGAAAGCGCCATATTGCCGTTCTTGGCACGATGAAGGAACTCGGAGAGCGATCGCCACAATTTCACCATCAAGTGGGTAATAAGGTAAGACAGCTGGGCATCGATGAATTATTTATCCTAATTGACGATCCAGAAACAGAAGCCATTGCCGAAGGTGCATCGGGCATCCCAACTGAGTGTTTTACCAGCCATGAGGAATTAGTTAAGCGATTGATGGAAGTTGTACGGGCAGGCGATCGCTTGTTATTTAAAGCCTCTAATTCGGTAGGATTAAATCGAGTAGTGGAACAATTTCGTACTCAATTTTAG
- a CDS encoding LL-diaminopimelate aminotransferase, translating to MATINDNYLKLKAGYLFPEIARRVNAFAQANPEAKIIRLGIGDVTEPLPEACRKAMIKAIEEMGDRATFKGYGPEQGYPWLREAIAKYDFQARGCQIDADEIFISDGSKCDTGNILDIFGDNNAIAVTDPVYPVYVDTNVMAGHTGEANEKGEYEGLVYLPINAENNFTAKIPSQKVDLIYLCFPNNPTGATATKEHLKAWVGYARANGSIIFFDAAYEAFITNPDLPHSIYEIEGAKECAIEFRSFSKNAGFTGTRCALTVVPKTLTAKAADGSDVELWKLWNRRQSTKFNGVSYIVQRGAEAVYSEEGQAQVKALVSFYLENAKIICDRLTEAGLKVYGGVNAPYVWVKTPNGLSSWDFFDKLLHTCHVVGTPGSGFGAAGEGYFRISAFNSRENVEEAMKRIAEKFRV from the coding sequence ATGGCAACGATTAACGACAACTACCTCAAACTCAAAGCAGGATATCTATTTCCCGAAATTGCGCGACGAGTAAACGCATTCGCACAGGCAAATCCTGAGGCCAAGATTATTCGATTGGGGATTGGCGACGTTACCGAACCCTTACCGGAAGCGTGCCGCAAGGCAATGATTAAAGCTATCGAAGAAATGGGCGATCGCGCGACATTTAAAGGCTATGGACCAGAACAAGGCTATCCCTGGTTGCGAGAGGCGATTGCTAAATATGACTTCCAGGCGCGGGGATGCCAGATCGATGCCGACGAAATTTTTATCTCTGACGGTTCCAAGTGCGACACGGGTAACATTCTCGACATCTTTGGCGATAATAACGCGATCGCAGTCACCGATCCCGTTTATCCGGTGTATGTCGATACTAACGTCATGGCAGGGCATACCGGAGAAGCCAACGAGAAAGGGGAGTATGAAGGTTTAGTTTATCTACCTATCAACGCAGAGAATAACTTTACTGCCAAGATACCCTCTCAGAAAGTCGATTTAATTTACCTCTGCTTCCCCAATAACCCCACGGGGGCAACTGCTACGAAGGAACATCTCAAAGCTTGGGTAGGCTATGCTAGAGCTAATGGCTCAATTATTTTCTTCGATGCCGCTTACGAAGCTTTTATCACTAATCCCGATCTTCCCCATTCGATTTATGAGATTGAAGGAGCGAAAGAATGCGCGATCGAGTTTCGTTCGTTCTCTAAGAATGCGGGTTTCACAGGAACTCGCTGTGCGCTGACAGTAGTGCCGAAGACGCTGACGGCAAAAGCTGCCGATGGTTCCGATGTAGAATTGTGGAAGCTGTGGAATCGCCGCCAGTCCACCAAGTTTAACGGCGTGTCCTACATCGTGCAACGGGGAGCCGAAGCGGTTTATTCTGAGGAAGGACAGGCACAAGTTAAGGCGCTAGTAAGCTTTTATCTCGAAAATGCCAAAATTATTTGCGATCGCCTGACAGAAGCTGGATTAAAAGTCTATGGCGGCGTAAATGCGCCCTATGTCTGGGTTAAAACGCCCAATGGTCTGTCGAGTTGGGATTTCTTCGATAAGTTACTGCATACTTGTCATGTGGTAGGAACGCCCGGTTCTGGTTTTGGTGCCGCAGGTGAAGGCTATTTCCGCATTTCAGCGTTTAACAGCCGGGAGAATGTAGAAGAGGCGATGAAGCGGATTGCAGAGAAGTTTAGGGTGTAG
- a CDS encoding AAA family ATPase: protein MRGTFAQLILLIGLPGSGKSFLARQIAARSPKGCIIISTDAIRAQLFGDASIQGSWLSVWREIERQFRDAVEQIYQGKRSKAIYDATNAVRRHRKDAINLARTTGFTRIIGVWLDTPLSLCLERNRRRKRYVPEEIIMHMYRCLQAAPPSLEDGLDELFRFTVEN, encoded by the coding sequence ATGCGCGGCACATTTGCTCAACTCATTCTACTCATAGGACTTCCAGGTAGCGGTAAATCTTTTCTCGCCAGACAAATAGCGGCGCGATCTCCCAAGGGATGTATAATTATCTCCACGGACGCTATTCGCGCTCAATTATTTGGCGATGCGAGCATTCAGGGATCGTGGCTGTCAGTTTGGCGAGAGATAGAGCGACAATTTCGCGATGCAGTCGAGCAAATCTACCAAGGCAAGCGATCCAAAGCCATCTATGATGCGACGAATGCAGTCAGACGGCACAGGAAAGATGCGATCAATCTTGCTCGAACGACAGGATTTACCCGCATTATTGGCGTTTGGCTCGATACGCCCCTGTCGCTCTGTTTGGAGAGAAATCGCAGGCGCAAGCGATACGTTCCAGAAGAGATTATCATGCACATGTACCGTTGTCTGCAAGCCGCCCCACCCTCTTTGGAGGATGGACTCGATGAGTTATTTCGATTCACAGTTGAGAATTGA
- a CDS encoding glycosyltransferase family 4 protein yields the protein MATVLTPGNLHLANFNKPRHSRHKLLTPHKPRPLNRFYDPQYGQILMGLAIWNPRNYNYELVHSFNDIPITKKPWIVTFEDLFPRTFGKYGKYLKKLVRKLALQENCAKLISLSNYGVNKTKFWNRDWSNLSKMMKKVEVISPSVPLRTQQPKRYSGDKIRLAFCGNAFARKGGIVALRLAKIAHQANFPLQVDLISSMRFGEYTDFMDKSRYEADLKLLDLPNVTFYGKLPNKKVIELFAASDFHLLTTLHDTYGYSVLEGLSVGTPAIVTATCALPEIVRHRENGFLLHVDVNELNDLNWLKPGDPTYRLTDEYWEQLDRTYNDLSQQAFETLQLFLTDPNDYERLSQNAIAQIVQFHNVEITSQRLDALYDEILGRN from the coding sequence ATGGCTACTGTCCTAACTCCAGGAAACCTTCATCTAGCCAATTTTAATAAACCCCGTCACTCACGTCATAAACTCCTGACTCCTCACAAACCGCGACCCCTTAATAGGTTTTACGATCCTCAATACGGTCAGATTCTGATGGGACTTGCTATATGGAATCCAAGGAATTACAACTACGAGCTAGTCCACTCTTTTAATGACATCCCAATAACCAAAAAGCCATGGATTGTAACATTTGAAGATCTTTTTCCAAGAACGTTTGGTAAATATGGAAAATACTTAAAAAAGTTAGTGAGAAAGCTTGCGCTTCAAGAAAACTGTGCCAAACTCATTTCGCTTTCCAATTACGGAGTCAACAAGACAAAATTCTGGAATCGCGACTGGTCGAACCTATCAAAAATGATGAAAAAGGTCGAAGTCATTTCTCCTAGCGTTCCGCTAAGAACTCAGCAACCTAAACGCTACAGTGGAGATAAGATTCGTCTCGCCTTTTGCGGAAATGCTTTTGCAAGAAAAGGTGGAATTGTAGCACTACGACTCGCTAAAATTGCCCATCAAGCTAATTTTCCCCTACAGGTAGACTTAATCTCCAGCATGAGGTTTGGTGAGTACACTGACTTTATGGATAAAAGCAGGTATGAAGCCGATCTTAAATTACTCGACTTACCCAATGTAACCTTTTATGGCAAATTACCAAACAAAAAGGTAATAGAGTTATTCGCTGCAAGCGATTTTCACCTATTGACAACTTTACATGATACCTATGGTTACAGCGTTTTAGAAGGGTTATCGGTCGGTACTCCCGCGATTGTAACAGCTACCTGTGCCCTTCCAGAAATTGTTCGTCATAGGGAAAATGGATTTCTTTTGCATGTCGATGTAAATGAGCTGAACGATCTTAATTGGTTAAAACCAGGCGATCCTACTTATAGACTGACAGACGAATATTGGGAACAGCTAGATCGAACTTACAACGATCTCTCGCAACAAGCTTTTGAAACTCTCCAGTTATTTTTGACAGATCCTAACGATTACGAGCGACTTAGCCAAAATGCGATCGCACAAATTGTCCAATTTCATAATGTCGAAATTACTTCCCAGCGTCTCGACGCTCTTTATGACGAAATTTTAGGCAGGAATTGA